In Chryseobacterium sp. C-71, the genomic window GGAAGCGATAAAAGCCGGAGAAATCCTTGAAGAACAGGGAATTGATGCAGAAATTATCAACATTCACACCATCAAACCTTTGGATACTGAAGCAATTTTAAAGTCAGTAAAGAAAACAGGTTGCGTTGTAACTGCCGAAGAACATAACAGATTGGGAGGTTTGGGCGACAGCATTGCTCAACTTTTGATTACGGAATATCTTGCGCCTCAGGAATATGTTGCCGTAAGTGATAGCTTCGGAGAAAGCGGAACTCCAGACCAACTGATGGAAAAATATGGATTGACCGCCAATGACATCGTTGAAGCCGCAAAAAAAGTAATGAAAAGGAAATAATTGCCTGATTTAAAATATGCCAAGAATTCACGAATGAAAATTTATATTTTTTCTAAAAAAAAACATTCGTGCATTCGTGGCAAAAAAGATTTAAAATCATAAATTGCAATCATCTATGCTGGAGAAATTAATCAAACATACCAGAGAGGCGTTTCAATCAGCCTTTCAATCTGAGCCTGAAAGTTTTTTTCTGGCTCCCGGAAGAATTAATATTATCGGTGAACACGTTGATTACAGCGATGGCTTTGTACTTCCTGCTGCCATCGACAAGCATATTTGTTTTGCCGTAAAAAAGGTGGATGACTCAGAAAACTGTACTTTTTTTGCGAAAGATTTTAATGAATCCTTCAGTTTTAATATTCATCAAAAGCAGACTCAGGTTGAGCAGATCTGGGTCAATTATTTGCTGGGTGTTTTCAATGCGATTCAGGAAAGTGGGAAAGAGATTGGCGGCTTGCAGATTGCCTTTAGCAGTACGATTCCGATGGGTTCCGGCTTGTCGTCTTCGGCAGCTTTGGAATGTGGGTTTGCCTTTATTCTCAATCAGGTTTTCGATTTAAATTTATCTAAAAAAGATTTGGCGCTGATTGGTCAGAAATCCGAACATACCTTTGTTGGTGTAAAATGCGGAATTATGGATCAGTTCGCATCCGTTTTCGGTAAAGAACATCAAGTCATAATGCTAGACTGCAATTCTCTGGAGCATCAGTATTTTGAAGCTAATATTGAAGGGTGCAGTCTTGTGCTTTTCGACAGTTGTGTAAAACACACGCATCTGACTTCCGGCTACAATGACAGAAGAAATGACGTTGATAAAGGTAAAAAAGTACTTTGGGAAAAGTTTCCAGAAATAGAAAAATTCAGAGATTTTAGCTTTTCAA contains:
- the galK gene encoding galactokinase encodes the protein MLEKLIKHTREAFQSAFQSEPESFFLAPGRINIIGEHVDYSDGFVLPAAIDKHICFAVKKVDDSENCTFFAKDFNESFSFNIHQKQTQVEQIWVNYLLGVFNAIQESGKEIGGLQIAFSSTIPMGSGLSSSAALECGFAFILNQVFDLNLSKKDLALIGQKSEHTFVGVKCGIMDQFASVFGKEHQVIMLDCNSLEHQYFEANIEGCSLVLFDSCVKHTHLTSGYNDRRNDVDKGKKVLWEKFPEIEKFRDFSFSMLDEVRAEIGETSYKRCLYLLKEIKRVEKAAKALSEGDVKYLGELLIETHSGLSTEFEVSCEELDFMVEETLKENGVLGARIMGGGFGGCSINLIKDENVDDVIKSITAKYKADFDIEMKVYRVKISDGINEYKRNEFVI